DNA from Eucalyptus grandis isolate ANBG69807.140 chromosome 5, ASM1654582v1, whole genome shotgun sequence:
AGTTCAAACAGTCAACTCACAATGAGAACATAGTTGTAGCATTGGTTGGAAAGGATGGAGGTAACTGGCCAAGGTTCTTGCACTACAAGGGTCCTGCAACGCCAATATTAGACCTGTGTTCACAATTTTATGACATTGAAGGGATAACAAGGCCCATGGATATAAGTGAAAGGATGATTTTTGGAGACATTGTTGGGCAAATGCTGTCAGAAGGTTTTGAACCCATCACATTTGCTTGTAAGCAAGTTGATGAATCCAGGTCTGATGAAGGCAATCTAACAATGGTGGCACTGTTGGGGCTAAAGAAGACTGGCTGGGAGGATACAAAGGAGGTGATAGAAGAATGTGGAGAAGCTGGAATTAAAGTAGTAGTAGCGTCAAGTGAGGAGGTCTTGAAGCTACAGAGCATTGCTACAGGGTTTGGAGTCACACGGCCTGGTTCAGATGCACTAGTCATAACAGGCGAAGAATTTCGAAATAGCTCTGATGAAGAGAGGATGGACATGGCAGCCAGAATTTCTGTGATGGGGAACTCCCTCCCGTCCGATCGGCTTCTTCTGGTGAGTTGCTTGAAAGATCAAGGACACACAGTTGCAGTGGTTGGAAACAGAACAAATGACATTCCGATGCTAATAGCTGCCGATGTGGGAATCACATTTGCTACTTGGAGCACTGACATTGCAAGAAAGAGCACTGACATCGTCATCACAGAAGGCAATTTCAAATCCATCTTGGCCATAATGAAGTCCGGAAGATGCATATACAGCAATATGCAGAAGTACATTCAATTTCAGCTGACTATGACCTTAGCCGGGCTGTTGATACCCTTAATCACAAATGCCTCTTATGGAAGTTCACCTATAACCACGATTCAGTTCCAATGGGCAATCTCAGTTTTGACTCTTCTAGGTGGTTTGGCTCTTTTGATGGAGCCGCCCTGTGAGATGCTCATGAAGAAATTCACACCGGGACGAGAAGGACAACTCATTACCAAGGCCATGTGGGTGAATATTTTCATGCAAACAGCTTACCAGGTGTCTCTGTTGGCAACCATGCAGTCTAAAGGGCCTACCATTCTCGGGCTTAAGGAGAAGGTAATTGAGACTCTGATATTCAACAGCTTTTTTGTATGCCAGGTATTCAACAAATTCAATGCACGAGAGCCCGAAAAGATGAATATCTTCAGAGGGGTCTATCGCAGCAAATGGTTTTGGGTGGGTACAGTTACCGCCTTCTTGTTGCAGTTGGCATTTCTCGAGATGGCACATATCATTGCAAAAGATTCAAGATTGAAATACGCAGAATGGGGAATGTGTCTGTTCCTTGGGGTTGTCTCATGGTGCATTGACTTAGCTGGAAAGTGCATACTCCGCGTAATGAAAAAGTGGGTGACAAAGCCACCG
Protein-coding regions in this window:
- the LOC104430540 gene encoding putative calcium-transporting ATPase 13, plasma membrane-type, with the protein product MKRVAQRPRGMLNTLTSFTLLLAGIAEGVPLAVTIAVTCWNKRMLGEKTFAPEPSITLTMASVTIVCTDKTGALPLAPQEVERCWIGKEVISEDSKVSNHVLEAFCDGIGILSLFPENSQTPMDNSILAWAAEKWDLKTEIWKQLHSFIEFKQSTHNENIVVALVGKDGGNWPRFLHYKGPATPILDLCSQFYDIEGITRPMDISERMIFGDIVGQMLSEGFEPITFACKQVDESRSDEGNLTMVALLGLKKTGWEDTKEVIEECGEAGIKVVVASSEEVLKLQSIATGFGVTRPGSDALVITGEEFRNSSDEERMDMAARISVMGNSLPSDRLLLVSCLKDQGHTVAVVGNRTNDIPMLIAADVGITFATWSTDIARKSTDIVITEGNFKSILAIMKSGRCIYSNMQKYIQFQLTMTLAGLLIPLITNASYGSSPITTIQFQWAISVLTLLGGLALLMEPPCEMLMKKFTPGREGQLITKAMWVNIFMQTAYQVSLLATMQSKGPTILGLKEKVIETLIFNSFFVCQVFNKFNAREPEKMNIFRGVYRSKWFWVGTVTAFLLQLAFLEMAHIIAKDSRLKYAEWGMCLFLGVVSWCIDLAGKCILRVMKKWVTKPPGAVVQDNGNLTSAVPEPACNLKLLPLMQKLKAVYIRVKTIFTKDGEAD